GGAAGACTGTATATATATGTAGCGTCATAACGGTCTATAAAGTTTTGATAGACAGGATATAACGCTTCTTCCCACATTTGTCTTTCTCTTTCCGTTAAAGTGTGCCGCTCGATACACTGGCACTGGTCAATATCTTTATCATTTTGTTCATTCATTTCTTTTGCTTTTTGCACTTCCCATGCTGTTACTTCTGATATGGTTTCTTGGATAAGCCTTCGGTTTTCTTCCGTTAAGCCCTTCCAAAAATCTTGATTCGTAAGTACAACATACCCTAGATAACCGTGATGGCTGTTCGTCATATGTGTTTGTAATGTATGTAAATCTTTACTGACAATGTTCGAAAACGTATTTTCTTGCCCGTCGACAATATTTTGTTCTAAATTTTGAAACACTTCATCGAATGAATGGACCATTGTACTGGCGCCAAGATAAGCAAACTGATCCTCTAAGACACGGCTGGGCATAATTCTGAAAGTTAACCCGGAAAAGTCTTGAGGCGAACGTAAAGGACCTTGGTCATTGGTCATATGTTTGAAACCGTTATCCCAAACTTGTAAAGGTTCAAGTCCCTGCTGTTGTAGCTTGTCCATCAACCTATCCCCAATGGGGCCCTCTAAGTACTGATGCACCTCGTCGACACTTCGGAAAGCGAAAGGCAAATCAATGACCTCCCACTCTGGGACAAGCTCTGTCAATTTAGAAGTGGCAGGTGCAATCATTTGAATATCTCCTCTAAGAAGCGCGTCTAACTCTTCCCCGTCCTTATACAGGTAGCCATTAGGAAAAACTTGAACCTCAATATAACCATTGCTTTTTTCCTTAATCTCTTGAGCAAAACGTCTCGCGGCTAACCCTTTAGGGGTTTGTTCGCCGACGATATGAGAGAACCTTATGACCAAACGTTCATCCTGACTTAGCTGTTCATGGTCCTCTGGGTACTCGACGTTTTGACAGGCACTTATGAAAAGCAAAAGGAGCGTGAGTATCAGTGTGAGACGTGTCGTCACTCGGACGGCTAGTACATGTGTTTTCATTTGGTGTGCTTTCATTTTACGTATGGACACCCTCCCACATATCTCAATCGACACGTTCGAATTATTTAGACAATAATGCACTTTTATTGTAAAGCGCTTTCACCCGTGCAACAAGAAAAAGAGCATATTGCTCTTTTTGGTCTTTTTGGTCATGAAATAGCGTAATAGTGACTAGGTCTTCCCACGGTCCCGTACTGTACATGCACCTCAACCTTGCCTTCCTTAGCAAGATAGTCCAGATAACGTCTTACAGTCACGCGCGCCATACCTGTACTCATCGCCAGCTGGTCGGCGGTTATAGGTGCGGTTGTCTCCAGTAATGTATCGAGAATTTGTTTTAACGTGGTTTCGCTTAATCCTTTGGGTAAGGCGTGGTCTCCTTCGGATTGTCTCGATCTGAGTTGTTTCCACTGATCAATATCCTCTTGTTTCAATCTATCCGTATGTTGAAAAGCCTTCCAACGCTTCCTGTACTCTTCCAATGCGGCTTCAAAACGTTGATAGCGAAAAGGCTTGACCAGATAATCTGTAGCGCCTAACCTTAAGACCTCCTGTACCGTTTCTGAGTCACTTGCAGCTGTGAGAGCAATGACATCGCATGGCTTTTGATGATGACGGATATGCCTGATTACTTCGAGTCCGGATATATCGGGGAGGTACATATCTAGTAGGACAAGATGGGGTTGCGCGATGTCTAATTGCTTTAACGCTTGTGCACCTGTTGTGACTGAAACGGCAAGCTCAAACCCAGTGACACGGGCCAAAAATCCTTCATTCACTTCTAGTACCATTGGATCGTCTTCAACAATCATGACACGTATCATAGCTCCTACTCCTTCGTTATATATTGTATTGTTCTTCCCCTTGACTTTTGATTTTGATCGTCATCGTTGTTCCCTGATGAGGGATAGAGTTGACGTCAATTAGGCCTTGATGCGCTTCAACAATCTCCTTAACTAGCGCTAGCCCAATGCCTCTACCTTCTTTCTGCTTCGTACTATAACCGTACTGGAACATATTTTGCTGCTCCTGTTCTGCAATGCCTTGTCCATTGTCACTCACTTGTATTAATAACGCACGCTCATCACCTTGAATCAGACAGCTTACCTTTTTATGTGCTTGAGCGTTTGAAAAAGATTCAAAGGCGTTCTCGATGAGGTTACCCACAATCGTGACAAGGTCACCAGTTTGAAACCCTGGTATCATGCCTTGTACATGACTATCCTGATCTATAACGAAATAAACGTCTATTTCCTTTGCTCGTGAACGTTTCCCTAGTAATAAACCTGATAATGAATCTATCTTAATATTATTTTTTAGAAATTGGACCACGTCTTCTTCATCCGTCGTTTTTTCTATGATGATATCTAACGCTTCCTCTGTACGCTCAAGTTGAATCAAGCCTGCGATACTGTGTAGTTTATTCATGTATTCATGATTCTGAGCACGCAAAGCGTCTACTAGCGTTTTTACGCCTGTCAATTCTTCAGCGAGGCGATTCGCTTGCGTTCGGTCTTGCATCGTAATAAGCGAGCCGACCAAGGCCTCTTTCACTTTAATAGGATATGTTGATAAAAGATAGACATTGCCCTGCACCATCAACGTACGATTCGTCACTTGCCTCCCGAGCGTTTGGACAATCGATTGGTCGGATTCTGGAAATAAAGTTTTGATATGCAGTGTAACGTCTTCCCTGTCGTGGTAACCTGTATAAGACTTAGCTAATTGATTCATAAAAGTGACATGGCCTTCACTATCGACTGCGATAATCCCCATATCCATCGCCTGTATGACGGCGGAGCGTTCTTCTACTAATCTAGCAATTTCATAGGGTTCCATATTGAACGTTTCTTTTTTAATATTATCTCCCAGTACCCAAGAGCCAATCAATCCCACTAGAAGCCCCCATACAAGAGATAGAAGCAGATCGTTTTGGTATTGCATGAGTAATGATTGAAAGGTCGGTGTAAGAATCCCTAC
The genomic region above belongs to Caldalkalibacillus salinus and contains:
- a CDS encoding DctP family TRAP transporter solute-binding subunit, which codes for MKTHVLAVRVTTRLTLILTLLLLFISACQNVEYPEDHEQLSQDERLVIRFSHIVGEQTPKGLAARRFAQEIKEKSNGYIEVQVFPNGYLYKDGEELDALLRGDIQMIAPATSKLTELVPEWEVIDLPFAFRSVDEVHQYLEGPIGDRLMDKLQQQGLEPLQVWDNGFKHMTNDQGPLRSPQDFSGLTFRIMPSRVLEDQFAYLGASTMVHSFDEVFQNLEQNIVDGQENTFSNIVSKDLHTLQTHMTNSHHGYLGYVVLTNQDFWKGLTEENRRLIQETISEVTAWEVQKAKEMNEQNDKDIDQCQCIERHTLTERERQMWEEALYPVYQNFIDRYDATYIYSLPKFIED
- a CDS encoding response regulator encodes the protein MIRVMIVEDDPMVLEVNEGFLARVTGFELAVSVTTGAQALKQLDIAQPHLVLLDMYLPDISGLEVIRHIRHHQKPCDVIALTAASDSETVQEVLRLGATDYLVKPFRYQRFEAALEEYRKRWKAFQHTDRLKQEDIDQWKQLRSRQSEGDHALPKGLSETTLKQILDTLLETTAPITADQLAMSTGMARVTVRRYLDYLAKEGKVEVHVQYGTVGRPSHYYAIS
- a CDS encoding ATP-binding protein; the encoded protein is MKISIRVKMLILSFCIVLISILTSGLIMIYSISAAFEKELGERATAIARTVAQLPEVRNHVGQPEGETIIQPIAERIRLATNVDYIVIIDMDRIRYSHPSESYLGTRFEGGDERAALSEHEYRSKAHGPLGYAVRAFVPVMDDDGTEQVGVAVVGILTPTFQSLLMQYQNDLLLSLVWGLLVGLIGSWVLGDNIKKETFNMEPYEIARLVEERSAVIQAMDMGIIAVDSEGHVTFMNQLAKSYTGYHDREDVTLHIKTLFPESDQSIVQTLGRQVTNRTLMVQGNVYLLSTYPIKVKEALVGSLITMQDRTQANRLAEELTGVKTLVDALRAQNHEYMNKLHSIAGLIQLERTEEALDIIIEKTTDEEDVVQFLKNNIKIDSLSGLLLGKRSRAKEIDVYFVIDQDSHVQGMIPGFQTGDLVTIVGNLIENAFESFSNAQAHKKVSCLIQGDERALLIQVSDNGQGIAEQEQQNMFQYGYSTKQKEGRGIGLALVKEIVEAHQGLIDVNSIPHQGTTMTIKIKSQGEEQYNI